A window from Candidatus Bathyarchaeota archaeon encodes these proteins:
- a CDS encoding MarC family protein, producing the protein MAQNLIPEMVRAVIALFIVVDPLGNIPIFISLTRNLSKEERRRVFNTAGIVAFIIAIGIVLGGQQILNLFGIGLYSIMIAGGILLAILSIKILVYGGWVEGEGSEEDLGAVPIAFPLLVGPGAITTLLVYNQRAGIMVSVISVLIVMAVTRIILQFIDSIYRILGRVGSAVVARLMAVFIAAIAVEFMIEGIKHSFP; encoded by the coding sequence ATGGCGCAGAATTTGATTCCGGAGATGGTTAGAGCTGTGATAGCGCTCTTCATAGTCGTCGATCCTTTGGGAAACATTCCAATATTCATCTCTTTGACAAGGAACCTCTCAAAGGAGGAGAGGAGGCGTGTATTCAACACAGCAGGTATAGTAGCCTTCATCATAGCCATTGGTATAGTCCTCGGCGGTCAACAGATCCTAAACCTTTTCGGAATCGGACTCTACAGCATAATGATTGCTGGAGGCATCCTCCTAGCGATACTCTCGATCAAGATTCTAGTTTACGGCGGATGGGTTGAGGGGGAGGGTTCCGAAGAAGATTTGGGAGCGGTTCCTATAGCCTTCCCCCTCCTTGTCGGTCCAGGTGCAATAACGACACTCCTAGTTTACAATCAGAGGGCTGGGATAATGGTATCTGTAATATCGGTGCTCATAGTTATGGCTGTGACGAGGATTATACTTCAATTCATCGACTCAATTTACAGGATCCTCGGCAGGGTAGGGTCAGCTGTAGTCGCTAGGCTGATGGCTGTATTCATTGCAGCTATAGCTGTTGAGTTCATGATTGAGGGAATAAAACATTCCTTCCCCTAA